Proteins from a genomic interval of Mesobacillus sp. S13:
- a CDS encoding sigma-70 family RNA polymerase sigma factor — translation MRRDQVIEELMDEYGTKVLHLAYSYVRNRQTAEDLAQEIFLKCFQKYETFEGEAQLQTWLYRVASNHCKDYLKSWHHRKVLVTGYISSKLGGQEAGPEKQLIQNAENQELVDAMFKLPLKYREIIFLYFYQECSLKEVAAICDLNINTVKSRLTRAKELLKAILQERGVDYGRTAEETEIRSEG, via the coding sequence ATGCGAAGAGATCAAGTGATTGAGGAACTGATGGATGAGTATGGAACGAAGGTTCTTCACCTTGCCTATTCATACGTGCGGAACCGGCAGACGGCGGAAGATCTGGCACAGGAAATCTTCCTTAAATGCTTTCAGAAATACGAGACTTTTGAGGGTGAAGCGCAATTGCAAACCTGGCTATACCGGGTGGCCTCGAATCATTGCAAGGATTATTTGAAAAGCTGGCACCATCGGAAGGTTCTTGTCACCGGCTATATCTCGTCCAAACTCGGCGGCCAGGAAGCTGGGCCGGAAAAACAATTGATCCAGAATGCGGAGAACCAGGAGCTTGTAGATGCGATGTTCAAGCTGCCGTTAAAATATCGCGAAATTATCTTTTTATATTTTTACCAGGAGTGTTCATTGAAGGAAGTAGCCGCAATCTGTGACTTGAACATTAATACAGTCAAGTCAAGACTTACACGTGCCAAAGAATTATTGAAAGCCATTTTACAAGAAAGGGGTGTGGACTATGGAAGAACAGCTGAAGAAACTGAAATCAGGTCTGAAGGATGA
- a CDS encoding DUF4367 domain-containing protein, with amino-acid sequence MEEQLKKLKSGLKDELDGFEFDAGMKRNVSRRFAESGKPRGYLFRRMIPAGLSLAFLAVFSLGMYWVIEKYYTENHANTPPAKEESPVAETPDDDKPELIVPPYVPDGYAFKHTHTDGDVYEHMYMNEQNEAEYFAYIMREEKPDYPVPDIAVDLADGLVGKINKISDEHLFLTWQDEGMYQIVERKGSLTVGEFNKIADAILKAKGYEPTFDLLRLNMEPVVAFDEKTAVEMLTRYDYIWKSVYQEADTRPGGKFPDLKTKEEFYQLFLDFISYELVEKTFKFRLGEKEDGIYIIPIDPVPSFWPETKYNLAHISEDEYQLTQIQETKNKAPETLVVTYKKTEGIWKIESITTKTD; translated from the coding sequence ATGGAAGAACAGCTGAAGAAACTGAAATCAGGTCTGAAGGATGAGCTTGATGGTTTTGAGTTTGACGCGGGAATGAAGCGGAATGTATCCAGGCGGTTTGCGGAGAGCGGGAAGCCCAGAGGTTATCTTTTTCGAAGAATGATACCGGCGGGATTGAGTTTAGCCTTTTTGGCTGTTTTTAGCTTGGGGATGTATTGGGTGATTGAAAAGTATTATACAGAGAACCACGCAAATACACCGCCGGCCAAAGAAGAGTCGCCAGTCGCTGAAACACCGGATGACGACAAGCCCGAGTTGATTGTACCGCCGTATGTGCCAGATGGGTATGCCTTTAAGCATACTCACACAGATGGAGATGTTTATGAACATATGTATATGAATGAACAGAATGAAGCAGAGTATTTTGCCTATATCATGCGAGAAGAAAAACCCGATTACCCTGTTCCTGACATCGCTGTTGATTTGGCAGATGGCCTGGTTGGCAAGATCAACAAAATTTCAGACGAACATCTTTTCTTAACCTGGCAGGATGAAGGTATGTATCAAATTGTTGAGCGTAAAGGCAGTCTGACCGTAGGCGAATTCAACAAGATTGCCGATGCGATTTTAAAAGCAAAGGGATACGAGCCGACGTTTGATTTACTCAGATTAAATATGGAGCCAGTGGTTGCTTTCGATGAGAAAACTGCTGTGGAAATGCTCACAAGGTACGATTATATTTGGAAGTCCGTTTATCAGGAGGCAGATACCCGGCCTGGCGGGAAGTTCCCCGACTTGAAAACAAAAGAAGAATTCTACCAGCTCTTCCTAGACTTTATATCTTATGAATTGGTGGAAAAAACCTTTAAATTTCGATTGGGTGAAAAAGAAGATGGAATTTATATTATCCCAATAGATCCAGTACCTAGCTTTTGGCCAGAGACGAAGTATAATCTAGCGCACATTTCAGAAGATGAATATCAGCTGACCCAGATACAGGAAACCAAGAACAAAGCACCCGAAACCTTGGTTGTCACCTATAAGAAAACAGAAGGTATATGGAAGATAGAGTCAATCACAACAAAGACCGATTAA
- a CDS encoding efflux RND transporter periplasmic adaptor subunit — protein MKKKTAILLSAGTIFVSGNLYLALKDDSKALRSSYINKWAAVGKDNLTETLHASGVVTPEEEHQVYYNDEDGDFKGFLVKEGDKIDSGTPLYEYSSNNIDEDLARLKAEKSQLVTEANLIDDQIKQLNYLQSVSASTSSASTPVFGDGSSTRDDSNELMNLSLEKEIYDKQREKGRVEAEIEKYEDLIDSYEGTDELGKNSEVSGTVKQVNYELKNPIVTIISDKPKVEGKFSERDLKAVEEGMEVYVQSDLLKGKVEGTLTKIADYPEADPSVDAESHYPFEITLSEETEQQILKGSHVDVSVITDQVLNATTVPEKAIEKGKKNSYIYVLNEKGIVEKRKISKGLQLSGKTQLKKGAKPGELIVQKPENVQQPDNPFFSKLNTDSLKKKTFKEEGKRNIFKQIMVGFFK, from the coding sequence TTGAAGAAAAAGACAGCGATTCTACTATCCGCCGGCACTATTTTTGTGTCCGGAAATCTATATTTGGCTTTGAAGGATGACAGCAAAGCGCTGCGCTCATCCTATATCAATAAATGGGCTGCCGTCGGGAAGGACAACCTTACTGAGACGCTTCATGCATCTGGTGTCGTCACTCCTGAGGAAGAGCATCAGGTTTACTATAATGACGAAGATGGCGACTTTAAGGGCTTCCTGGTAAAAGAAGGCGATAAGATCGACAGTGGGACGCCACTGTACGAATACTCTTCCAATAACATCGATGAGGACCTGGCAAGGCTGAAGGCGGAAAAAAGCCAGCTTGTCACCGAAGCGAATTTGATCGATGACCAAATCAAGCAGCTGAACTATCTGCAGAGTGTCTCGGCGTCGACATCATCGGCCAGCACCCCGGTCTTTGGGGACGGCTCCAGCACAAGGGATGATTCAAATGAACTGATGAATCTCTCGCTTGAAAAAGAAATCTATGACAAGCAGCGCGAAAAGGGCCGGGTCGAAGCGGAGATCGAGAAATATGAGGATTTAATTGATTCTTATGAAGGCACCGATGAGCTTGGCAAGAACAGTGAAGTCTCAGGCACCGTGAAACAGGTCAACTACGAATTGAAGAATCCGATTGTCACCATTATTTCGGACAAGCCAAAGGTAGAAGGCAAGTTCAGTGAGCGTGACTTGAAGGCTGTAGAAGAAGGCATGGAGGTATACGTGCAATCCGACCTGCTCAAGGGGAAGGTCGAGGGGACATTGACCAAGATTGCCGACTATCCTGAAGCAGATCCATCTGTGGATGCAGAGAGCCACTATCCCTTCGAAATCACGCTTAGTGAAGAAACCGAACAACAAATTCTAAAAGGCTCGCATGTCGATGTCAGCGTCATCACAGATCAGGTGCTAAACGCAACAACAGTTCCAGAGAAAGCCATCGAAAAGGGCAAGAAGAACAGCTATATTTACGTCCTGAATGAAAAAGGCATCGTCGAAAAGCGCAAAATCAGCAAAGGCCTGCAGCTAAGCGGCAAAACACAACTCAAAAAAGGCGCCAAACCAGGCGAACTAATCGTCCAAAAACCAGAAAACGTACAACAGCCAGACAACCCATTCTTCAGCAAACTCAACACCGACTCATTAAAGAAAAAAACCTTCAAAGAAGAAGGCAAACGCAACATCTTCAAGCAAATCATGGTCGGGTTCTTTAAATAG
- a CDS encoding SWIM zinc finger family protein: MAVIPDNQAPIFKEAAEKLNRMLKSEVEEDARLVQKGLMLYRQGTVHHLKYMVKSIWATVQDVTPVRVYINVSDPEESSCTCPANSFCRHRLAAFFQAYSDVASVSDWVEAWRKPAKEQLNAEKWGLQRAKDLVKKNTRTGHDYDSWADSFRESFEEIVKGQGEPKAYVLPGLFRSYIRRVEVSAPLEAVWKNLYMIAACVHSFNLLTELAGEMGHDDMPTMDRYYRPLFEDLFNDAEEYIERLAYGTMPFSFDTFLEQLKDDTIGLTVPDASVGYDRIDLYRLLWEKLFKNGSWRDAERARLEAFGDDKRDLVEEIALIHQLVLAKQDGEALKRFTSLSIGSLPYMFYWLDGFRVQREWNRMGPFIEYLVQQLRNYLKHLSDYYACKKFTRYALKLVGTYTREIGRGELYDRALAQAMPYSFYEYEDSLFEKQQYEQWGELQSYFGFEYNSISSERIKVLQKEAPEVLIPLYHQMIGDLVEMKNRSSYKQAARLLKKLRTVYKKLKRVPEWEEFFGKLLVRTKRLRAFHEECTRNKLIEVEEA; the protein is encoded by the coding sequence GTGGCTGTCATACCTGATAACCAGGCACCGATTTTTAAAGAAGCTGCTGAAAAATTGAATAGGATGCTCAAATCGGAGGTCGAGGAGGACGCGCGTCTTGTTCAAAAAGGGCTGATGCTTTATCGCCAGGGAACGGTCCACCATCTGAAGTATATGGTGAAGTCGATCTGGGCGACAGTCCAGGACGTAACACCGGTTCGTGTGTACATAAATGTGTCAGATCCTGAAGAGAGCAGCTGCACCTGCCCTGCTAATTCCTTTTGCCGACACCGTCTGGCTGCGTTTTTTCAGGCATACAGCGATGTGGCGAGTGTTTCTGATTGGGTCGAAGCCTGGCGCAAGCCTGCCAAGGAACAGCTGAACGCCGAAAAGTGGGGACTGCAGCGTGCGAAGGATCTTGTTAAAAAAAATACTCGGACGGGACATGATTATGATAGCTGGGCCGATTCCTTCCGTGAGAGCTTCGAGGAGATCGTCAAGGGCCAGGGCGAACCTAAAGCCTATGTTCTGCCCGGATTGTTCCGTTCCTATATTCGCCGAGTTGAGGTTTCTGCACCGCTGGAGGCTGTTTGGAAAAACCTTTATATGATTGCAGCTTGTGTCCATTCCTTCAATTTGCTCACTGAACTGGCCGGCGAAATGGGGCACGATGATATGCCGACAATGGACCGCTACTATCGGCCCCTGTTCGAGGACCTGTTTAATGACGCCGAGGAATACATCGAGCGCCTCGCCTATGGGACAATGCCGTTTTCGTTTGATACGTTTTTGGAACAGCTAAAGGACGATACGATCGGATTGACGGTGCCTGATGCATCTGTTGGCTATGATCGGATAGATTTGTATCGGCTGTTATGGGAAAAACTTTTTAAAAATGGGAGCTGGCGTGATGCCGAACGGGCTCGTCTGGAGGCGTTTGGCGATGATAAGCGGGATCTGGTCGAGGAAATCGCATTGATTCATCAGCTTGTTTTAGCGAAGCAGGACGGAGAAGCGTTGAAGCGATTTACTTCTCTTTCCATCGGTTCGCTTCCATATATGTTTTACTGGCTCGACGGCTTCCGCGTGCAGCGCGAGTGGAACCGGATGGGACCTTTCATCGAATACCTAGTCCAGCAGCTGCGGAATTACCTGAAGCACCTAAGTGATTATTATGCTTGTAAAAAGTTCACCCGCTACGCCTTGAAGCTTGTCGGCACGTATACACGTGAAATCGGCCGCGGCGAGCTGTATGACCGGGCGCTGGCACAGGCCATGCCCTACAGCTTTTACGAATATGAAGATTCCTTATTTGAAAAACAGCAATACGAACAATGGGGCGAATTGCAGTCCTACTTCGGCTTTGAATATAATTCGATTTCAAGCGAGCGGATTAAAGTTTTACAGAAAGAAGCTCCTGAAGTTCTGATTCCGCTGTATCACCAGATGATCGGCGATTTAGTTGAAATGAAAAACCGCAGCAGCTACAAGCAGGCCGCACGCTTGCTCAAAAAGTTGCGGACGGTTTATAAAAAGCTGAAGCGCGTGCCAGAATGGGAAGAGTTTTTCGGAAAACTGCTCGTGAGGACGAAACGATTGAGGGCTTTCCATGAAGAATGTACAAGGAACAAGTTGATTGAGGTGGAGGAAGCATAG